From Phycodurus eques isolate BA_2022a chromosome 1, UOR_Pequ_1.1, whole genome shotgun sequence, one genomic window encodes:
- the plp2b gene encoding proteolipid protein 2b, with amino-acid sequence MADTSASGSDASCMEKLKSYVRTQKGMILAAEIFISIIIIICYAASLYGGYSAVAICEMVFAMVFFGIFMMEMDKQFQLVNWMWSDLFRAGIGAILYVITSLMCVIGGAGDGARIAGGVFGLIAGMLFTYDTYTIFLEIKSTRQHTAASTDDKV; translated from the exons ATGGCCGATACGTCAGCGTCCGGCTCTGATGCCAGCTGCATGGAGAAGCTGAAAAGTTACGTGAGGACCCAAAAAGGCATGATCCTCGCGGCAGAAATA TTCATCagcataatcataatcatctgCTACGCGGCGTCCCTTTATGGAGGCTACTCGGCCGTGGCCATCTGCGAGATGGTCTTCGCCATGGTCTTCTTCGGCATCTTCATGATGGAGATGGACAAGCAGTTCCAATTGGTCAACTGGATGTGGAGC GATCTGTTCAGGGCTGGCATTGGCGCAATCCTTTACGTCATCACTTCCCTCATGTGCGTGATTGGAGGAGCTGGGGACGGCGCTCGCATCGCAGGCGGG GTATTTGGGTTGATTGCTGGTATGCTGTTCACCTACGACACCTACACCATCTTCTTGGAAATCAAGAGCACCAGACAGCACACGGCAGCCTCCACCG aTGACAAAGTCTAA